The genomic stretch GCTACGCCGCCGCCCAGGCGGACATCGAGGCCGTTTGCTGCAGCGATCGCCTGCTCCAGGGCGGCGTGAATGCCTTCGGTGACAAAGCGAAACTCCGTGCCTCCCGCCATCCTGAGCGGGGCCCGCGGGTGATGCGTCAGCACGAAGACGGGCGTGTGATATGGCGGCTCGTCTCCCCACCAGCCCTTCCAGCTGTCATCCGGCCACGGGCCCCGGACAGGGCCGAACATGTTGCGCCCGAGGATCCAGGCGCCGATTCCG from Nitrospirota bacterium encodes the following:
- a CDS encoding dihydrofolate reductase family protein; the encoded protein is GIGAWILGRNMFGPVRGPWPDDSWKGWWGDEPPYHTPVFVLTHHPRAPLRMAGGTEFRFVTEGIHAALEQAIAAANGLDVRLGGGVATIRQYLRAALIDEMHLAIRPVLLGAGEHLLNGIDMRALGYECAKYVAGERAAHVFLRKRA